Genomic segment of Gouania willdenowi chromosome 17, fGouWil2.1, whole genome shotgun sequence:
ATGTGGATGCAGGGAAGGAGGAGACAGGTAcacattccactcacacatcCATCCACAGCTTTGTTTTACAAAGAGGAAACATCTTTGAAGTTCATCTTGCGCTGGTTGCAGGTTGTGAGAACGACTGCCAGATTGACGGCATCGCCAAACTGGCCCCTATAGTGGCTTTTTATGCTGGACAGCCTGACATGCTGGAAAAAGTGGAACAAGCCACCCGGGTCACCCAGAATAATGATGCATGTGTGGCTGAGACTCTGGCAGCAGCAAGGTCCAAACGATACTTAGATTTGATTATTAAGataagaaatgtattttgtgcaaaTAAATGCTCGATcagttgatttttatttatgtatggtattttatacattttattaaataaatcatttgaTTAGGTTTCTGGAGCATTTCATCCTGAATGGTCCAGACCCAAAGGTTTTGGATGTAGTGCTGGGACAACTCAGTGACCCAAACAGGAAGCAGCCCCAGGATCTGGACAAAGCAGTCATTGGTATGTGAGGCCTGGGCTCAGATCATGGGACTAaggcagggtttttcaaccttggggggGTCGTgacctggaatttaaatggggatTGCCTGAAATGCCGAGTAATTAATAACCCCCCCCAAAAAcgaatgatttaaaatgtgtttcttaaaaaaattttaaattattttttcaatttaaatgcaacacacaatcataaaccactattctatactttcactttcccAGATATAAATGCAATGCAGTATATATGCAATATATGAATACTAGTGCATAAAAATCATGTAATTGGGAATGAAATAGTGTTGTTTATAGTCCAACTCGTGACATTTCAGTCAAATAATTTGAAAtcgttgtaaaaatgtaagcgtgactgccctctatgggttgaaaccgagctattacaatcaaaatgttactattggctgagcTTCTAATTAATGTTGAAGACTCACTCAAAGTTATGCTTCTCTTTTAATTTCAGGGCACATCCATCAGGTTAAGGAGAACTTGTCCATGACTCCCCGGCAGCTAATTCCTACTGTGTTTCCAAACACATGAGGTATCTTTGCTAATGTCTTCTAATATTTGTATAGTATAATAAAGTACTAATCAGTCATTGAGTGATTCAGTAATGGCTATGAACACAGATTTCAGTGATGCActgataagatgtttttttaattagctGTACATGTGATGCTGCGTTAGGGTTGCCAGGTGCGTTCCAAGCAGCGCTGCATGGAGTCCTCACAGCCAAGCACTTTGAGTCGGCAATCAGAGACACCATGAGCTGTGGAGGATGCACCTGCAGCAGAGGGTCCTTCATTGGAGCCTGCATTGGAGCTCAGGTGAGACCATCTTATCCTACACATTTACATACAATTACCTTTACGTGTgaatgtctttatttatttatttttttctttttagattggAATGGAAGGCATCCCAGCTACCTGGTCATCCAAAACCTCTCGGTTCAGCTCGGTACTCGAGCACGCCAAGAAGATAACCAAGCACCACCTGTAGTTTTAAAGCAGTGTGTGAAAATGTGAAGTGACCCAGAACGTCCGGGGAAGGTGTTGAGCTTCAGCAGAACAGTGAATGAAGGTTCTTGTCTAAACCTTAGAGAGACTTGAGCTGGATGATATTTTTCTCTGTTGAATTAAAGCACGCTGATCCAGATGTTCTGTGACAGAATCaatgatttagaaataaaaaacatgatccAGATGCTTCGGTCTGCTTCTCATTTCTTTATGAAGATGTGGGCAAGCACTGcttggtcaattacatttttaaattacaattacgtcttaaaatatccatgttaaattacaactcaattatgattatggtgatcagatttttttcccatatacaattaaaattacaatacaatctcaatatttttccactgaaattcaattacaattatattctctattactaaagttcaaattcaattactCACAATTACCAAACCcgaaataaccccataaaacatatctttcctcttgtgttagcgttctgtcagcatttcttatgatagttttgacccatgtcttaaatcagctgtaaaatacaccaaaatattATCTAAATCTAACTGTAACATGCTTCcctagttttgtgtttaattgaatAGTTTTGATAGAGTATAGATTGcaattgaatgtttttcaattacaatataattacgttataactgtaattatttatcaattacgcgattaaaatgatcatttactCCGTCCCCAACCCTGGCAAGCAGCACATGACAGCGATAGTGATGATGACAGATTTGTCCCCTTGCGGCCACCGTACTACTGTGTGTTGAGTCAGGCACGACCCGCGAGCAGAGGAAACATGGCGGCCAAGGTAGCAAAACAGAGCCGCTCCGCCGGTGTCCCTGGGAGGAAAGGAGCACCGGAGCAGGAAGGCGAAGAGCTGCCTCTGCAGGCTGTTTTAGTGGCTGACAGCTTCAACCGGAGGTTTTTCCCTGTGACCAAAGACCAACCGCGGGTAAGTAGCACAGCCAAGCTAGCGGTGGCTAACTGTGTTGTCTGTCAGCAATGATGGTCAGTCTCACTCTGATGTGTTCTCCACAGGCTggatcagtaaaatcatttaaaaatgtaaataattattgTGTCAGACCTACAGTATGGAGATGTTAAATGTCAGAACTTAAATactgaaaatgtgtaaaaaataataaaacagtaacaatctcaaacttttttttaaaaaacaagtgaCTTATACGTGATTATACAACATTCATATCATTTGAATATAACATAAGGACCGCTGTACAGATCACAGAAATCATGAGCTGAACACTTTAGTTTTATTGGATTTCATTAACAATGtaatagggctgggtgattttgcctataaaacaaaaaaaaagaaaatccgatttcttaaagaaaaatttgagtttcgattcgattttcgattatgatttttttttatgcacttaAAATTACTttagacatcagatatattgtcaaaagtgcaactttattgctttgattgtcctcaagagttaaaatgcatagaacaatcccaaaataaaaagtatgaggctctgtcattcaacaatttcaagctttaacccaggtttaagcaaaagtgcaacagcaacttcacagtagcttaaattttctgataaagaaatcagataaccacatattctataacataacataacaatttataaaataataaactcttcctttagcatctcagcatgaatgaaaaattaaacatgcctgtggcacacacataacctactcaaagggtcaacaaagagggggctggctcacatcggaacgcgaaaaagtctgaaaaaactgtggcgggaaaaaaaaagttctaaaaaaaatatatatatattttatttttttatctacaaatttgattaatcgattaaatcggtTTTTGCCTAGCCCTAAAATGTACAGGTTTTACAACAAGGAGTACAAAATACAGTAATCAATGAATACATATTTCAGATTAAATAGTTAAATAAATGTTAGTAGTCAATAGTTTTTACAGCTTTTGGGGTTTAATGAAGGTCAAATGGATTCTGTGTATTGTTGTAACTCTCATAGAAATGgtttaaatgctgttttttttttttttttttttttttaaagtaaatttacATTTATGATATGGGATTTTGCTAGGATAATCATCAACAGGTTCATTATGTAgtattcattcttttttttaattgcaaacaTTAAAGAACCCTAACAATACATTCATATACACAAGAGAAAAGCTATTCAGAATGTGCGATtgtataaaatgaataaatgtgaatacaattTTAATGAGTATAAATTGAGAAAagcaacattttacattttacagaaGGTTAACTTATTCTTGTCCTAAAATTGTATTCCTAATATTAACACTAAAGatgtgtctatggttgagcataatgttattttatttatttgtccttTGCCAGCCACTGTACTGttctatctattatctatccAAGAGTTTTATACTTCTCTTGCTTGGTctaaaacttttcacagtcctgtacctTTTCAGACATTTAGCCTGAAGACATGTACCCCCTACACCTTCACTtagaaacataataatgtaatgtcatatacaatgtaggctatcacctatcctgttgaggaataatatatagtaataataataataactagaatatttgcatttcctgaagaaaatgcaagtgaggatgcagatgCTGGCACGCGTctcactgcattagcttagcattggcattagtattagcattagcacagcaatagcattagcattaacctagcgttaacattagcctatcattaatattgacctagtattagctttaacatagcattatcattagcctagcaatagcattagcattaacctagcattagcaataacctaacattaacatcaacatagcaatagaattagcctagcattagcattagcctcgcattaacattgacctagcattagcctaacaataacattagcatttacctagcatgagcctagcaataacaataacctagcaatagtattaacatagcattaacattagctgctctatttatattctagtttccaatgttgtgattgttttgaattttcattcccgtacccccatgacaattattgtacccctgggggtacccgtaccccactttgggaatctATGGCCTAAATGAAACAAAAGTGCACAAAGCTGTAATTTGGTGTTAATCCTTCAAAATCTGATGCAACAGCTTCCAAAGCTTTCCATCCCACCACTGAGCAGCTTCTTACTTCTTTGATAATTTGGCTTTGAGTCTATATTACCTGGACCGTCCCTTTCCCCATTTAATGTAGCACTATATTGATGTTGGGTAAAGTCGTGAGGCTCATCATGTGacgtgcttttattttgtcattaatGACAGGCTTTGCTCCCGCTGGGAAACGTTGCTATGATCGATTACACCCTGGAGTTTCTCACATCGACCGGAGTCCAGGAAACGTTTGTCTTCTGCTGCTGGATGGCCAGCAAGATCAAAGACCACCTACTGTAAGCTGCACCACCACTGCCTGTGTTTATTTGCAtggatgtaaaaaaatatatattattattttagtaaaagtcaataaagaaagcaaaaaaaaatacacaaatatataaacaagtATCAATAAGCATAAGAACATAATGTAAACAAGAACTTTAGGACTTAATATAGATTCTGTTATAGAAAATAAAGACACGATTTCAATTGTCAAAATATTTACAGtttcagtttaatttggtttcagtctaacaaaaatcttcaaacataaataacaatttaaaaatatatactgtagcaAGACTGAAATgggcagaagcaaaaatgctttaatgccccaaataaattattacattcaagttacctttctaaaataatacagacaacagaaatgtaagCATTCAAGAAAGTACATTTGATTtgcctttttcaaataaaaataacaacaacacttAAAAAAGAACACTTTGTACTCttacaaacatgtttttactgCCTTACAAAACTTCTcaaatatattgtgatatagtgtgtcactcatttttatttctttatcaacattattccacaatttagccccaagaacagacagacatctttgttttatttccaatgttgcttttggtaaaataaacataaattgatcttTTAGGCTGTATTTTCTGGTCTGTAgatagaagtgtttttgaacGCTTTCTCTCAGAACACTTATTTTAGCTTTCAACAttaattgtgttattttataataaacattatctttaaATTTAAGTTTTGATTTAACAATTTTGTCATCTGTGTCTGACAGGAAGTCAAAATGGTGTAGACCTACGTCACCGAACACAGTCCACATCATCACCTCAGACCTGTACCGCTCTCTGGGGGATGTGCTCCGGGATGTAGATGCAAAGTCTCTTCTGCGCTCGGACTTTGTGCTGGTTTATGGAGATGTGGTTTCCAACATTGATGTTAGTCAGGCACTGCAGGAGCACAGGTGAGACCCTGTCCTCATCCTCTCATTGGAATTTATGCTTCACACACTTTTTATTAGGCTCTGTTGTAAGGGTTGAGGAAAAAATGGATTCAGCAATATATCGCGATGTTTCactgtatcgatccaaaaaaaatgtccaaacctattgtttttaatgtttttttttaaacaaaaaaccatttaattgcTCTAACATATGCaaagcacgtaaacgcccgatCATTAGTTATCAGTGAATCAcgtcagaccttgttaaactatttTAATCCTCAATGTATTTTAGCTTGAAAGttgattacactttattttcataaaaatactgggcacttttatagatgtatgtggttcctttttttccctaaaGAATTTAACAGTTGTAGAAGCAAGAGTTAGACTTTTTTGATTTGATACTTgcattaattacagttagttaccatttacttcttCTTGCAagtaaaattttgttttttaataaattgtattttataccattttgtacttgtgaaAGTGAAATGTGTAAATATTGAAATCACAAtgtgtgttgtattgttttgtatcggcatatattgggatatattgtattgtgacatgcaaatcgtgaaccttattagggctgggcgatatgaaccaaaactcatattctgatattttttctcaaaatggcgatatacgatatgagtctcgataattttatttcaaatgaagtttgACCAGAACAACAATTCTCGGTTTAAATACTggatgaaaatattttaaaacaaaacaagctatatatatatatatatatatatatatatatatatatatctcgatataggcaatactgtaattttctatatccacaaaatagaaaactctatatatcttgaatcttgatatatcacccagctctGAACCGTATTTTATCGTCacattcatggcaatgcacacccctagtctGTTGTAGATTATTATTAAATAGTTAGTAGAGTGAAAAACTGACATTGAACACACGTTTTGTGTTCTTTCAGGCATCGGCGAAAGATGGAGAAGAACATTTCAGTGATGACTATGATATTTAAGGAGTCGTCTCCAGGTCACAGGTCTCGCTGTGAGGAAGACGACATCATCGTAGCTACAGACAGCAGGAGCCAACAGATCTTACATTACCAGAAGACCCAGGGGCTGAAGAAGCTCCAGTTCCCAATGGTGACCTCCACATACCTCCTTATTGTTatattagtgtttttcaaccctgGGGTCGtgatggggttgcctgaaatgtctagtaatcgattaaaaaaaaaaagaaaagaaaaactcattaaaatgatattattgttgttgttttttaagttattattattgttattcatttccacacacaatctaaaaataaaagcattttttacttttattttctcaaatataactaatcatgta
This window contains:
- the LOC114478990 gene encoding crystallin J1A-like — encoded protein: MTLALANRAIGAIIGSAVADAAAQPLHWVYDLQKLQGILEQDPNPEFRSESANPFYRRDTGQQSCYGDQAFVLLESLSECGGLNVEDLKQRIITFFGPGSEYDTPINDPYRERGGPRPQLPIEGPWRQGSLKGFLKNVDAGKEETGCENDCQIDGIAKLAPIVAFYAGQPDMLEKVEQATRVTQNNDACVAETLAAARFLEHFILNGPDPKVLDVVLGQLSDPNRKQPQDLDKAVIGHIHQVKENLSMTPRQLIPTVFPNTUGLPGAFQAALHGVLTAKHFESAIRDTMSCGGCTCSRGSFIGACIGAQIGMEGIPATWSSKTSRFSSVLEHAKKITKHHL